Part of the Candidatus Brocadia sinica JPN1 genome, TTTTACGGAGTATCCACACATCAAACCAATCAACGTGTCTCCGGATCTTTTAAAGGTGTTACCAATTCGTGAGGACGAAACGAAAGATGTTTTCAATATCCCTGTGACACATGTTGTCCCTGCGGGCATTATGGGTTCAGGCCTGGGATCTCAGCAATGTTACCGTGGCGATTACGATATACAGCTTTTTGACAGGCAAAACGTAGAGAAGTATCATTTGCAAACATTGCGTTTTGGCGATATTGTGGCAATCATGGATGCAGATCATTCCTATGGAAGAATCTATAGAACCGGAGCTGTGAGTATCGGGGTTGTTGTACACAGCAATTGTGTGACGGCAGGGCACGGTCCTGGTGTAACGACATTACTTACTTCTGCTGAGGGTAAAATCGTGCCGTACCTTGATAGTACAGCAAATATTGGCATATACTTGAAAATTGGACGGTTCAGAAAAAGATCAAAAAAGAAAAGCTAACGGGTATTTTGTTTCACTTGATGTGTGATGTGCTTTTAAAATAAACTTGACATTTCATCAGTAATTAATATAATGTTAAACTTTCTAAATATTTATCTGTTTTCGTTTATTTTAAAAGGAGAGGAGATTATTTGTCTACGGTGAGTATTCAGGAGTTGGTCGATGCAGGATTTCATTTCGGTCATAGGACAAGTAAATGGAATCCCAAAATGAAGCCCTTTATCTTTGGCAAGAGAAATTTAATCCATATTATTAATTTGCGTGAAACGGTAAAGGGTCTTGTAACAGCATGTAAGTTTTTGACTAATCTTTCCCGGACAAAAAGAGATGTGTTATTTGTAGGCACCAAATGGCAGGCTCGGGATATAACGGTACGTGAGGCCCAGCGTTGCGGAATGCACTATGCAAGCGAACGATGGCTGGGTGGCACATTAACAAATTTCGATACCATTCGGAAACGATTAGAACGTCTGGAAGAATTAGAAAACCTGGAAAAAACGGGGGAGATTAATCAGTTCAGCAAAAAGGCCATTTCTTCTCTCAATCGCGAGCGAAAAAAGATACTTGCAAACCTTGAAGGTATTCGTAAGATGACATCGCTTCCGGGGGTGCTTGTAATAGTAGACCCACGGCACGAACACAATGCCGTGAGTGAAGCAAAAAAACTTGGAATTCCAACGGTATGCCTTGCAGATACGGATTGTGACCCTGATATGATAGATATTTGTGTCCCGGGGAATGACGATGCTATACGATCCATTGATCTCTTTTTAACGAAAACGGCGGATGCTATTTTAGCCGGAAAAGAACTTGCGGCGACCATGTCAAAGGTCTGATGTGGATATTGAGGGCGTAAGAGAAGTTCCTTCCATTTTTTGTAGAAGACAACACTTTTGTCCGATACATCGCATGTCTGGTAACTGACTTAGAAGAACATTTCTCAAGGGATCTATTTCTGAAATTATTTTTATACAAATAAAGTTGTCTTTGCTATAGAATAATGTTTTTATTCTATCAGTATATCGTACGGAGGATGTGAATGGCTGATACAGCGAGTATCATGAAGTTGAGAGAGCAAACAGGCGCGGGAATATTGGAATGCAAAAGCGCCCTGGATGATGTCAAAGGTGACTTTGAAAAAGCCCTGGAGATTATCAAGAAGAAGGGCTTTGCCAAGGCCGCAAAAAAGGAGCAGCGTGTGACGGCGGAAGGCAGAGTTGGCACATATATTCATACAAATGGGAAGCTGGGTGTAATGGTGGAACTCAATTGCGAGACTGATTTCGTAGCAAAGAATGATGTTTTTCAGCAATTACTAAAGGATATTTGCATGCAGGTGGCCGCCACAAAACCAATAGCTGTAAGAAGGGAGGATATCCCTGCTCATATTCTGGAAGAGCAAAAAAAGATATTTATGGAAGAGGCTAAAGGGAAACCAGCTAATATCATAGAAAAGATCGCCGCGGGAAAGCTGGATAGTTTTTATAAGGAAAAATGTCTTCTGGAGCAACCATTCATAAAGGATAATACCCAGACGATCCAGGATTTATTAGTTGCAAATATTGCTAAAATAGGGGAAAATATTAAAGTTAACCGTTTTGTTCGATTCGAAGTCGGAGAATGTTAACCGACTGCAAGACGTTGTATCATCTCCACGTCCATGAAAAGCGCTATCAAATATAAGAGGGTATTGTTAAAATTAAGCGGCGAAGGTTTTGGTGATGAAGGTGGGCGTGGCCTTGAGTCTGAGCGGTTTGATACGCTGGCCAAAGAGATACAAAAAATTTCCAGGACGGGAGTAGAGCTGGCAATAGTTGTTGGCGGTGGCAATATCCTTCGTGGCGCCAAGCTAAGCAATACGGGTAAGTCGCGGGTGCAGGCCGATCAGATTGGTATGATTGCCACGGCAATTAATGCGTTGTTCCTGCAAGACACATTAGAAGGATTGTCTGTTGAGACGCGCGTTGTCAGCGCTCTTGAAATTAAAAATATAACGGAACCCTTTGTATTGCGAAATTGCCTGCAGTATTTAAAAGAAAAAAATGTTGTTATTTTTGCGGGGGGGACGGGAAATCCTTATTTTACAACTGATACAGCAGCTGCCCTTCGTGCAATTGAAATTAAGGCAGATATCATGTTAAAGGCAACGCAGGTTGATGGCGTGTATTCGGATGACCCCAGAAAAAATGTATCTGCAAAATTATATAAAAAACTAACATATATGGACGTATTGAGCGAACAGTTGGGGGTAATGGATCTAACGGCGATTTCCTTGAGTATGGAGAATAAATTACCGATTATTGTGCTTAACATAAACAACTGTAAAAACATTGAAAAGGCGATTTCAGGAAAACCTGTTGGAACATATATCGGGGAATAACGGACACAGACCATGTCAAAAGAATCAATATGCAAAGAAGCAAGGGCAAAAATGGAAAAGGTAGTTGTCCATTTGCAGGAAGAGTTGAGGGGATTGAGAACGGGCCGGGCAAGCACTGGGTTGGTGGAAAATATAAAGGTGGAGTGTTATGGAGATTTGTCACCTTTAAAACAAATAGCAGTCCTTTCGACTCCTGATGCGCAGTCCATCGTGATTAAGCCCTACGATGCCTCTATAATTGCAAATGTTGAGAAGGCCATATTACAATCGGATCTCGGTTTAACGCCATCGGTTGAGGGGAAAACCCTGCGCATTGTAATTCCGCCACTCAATGAAGAGCGAAGAAAGAAACTTTCCACACACGCGAAAGAATTTGGAGAAACGGCAAAGATCTCTTTGAGAAATATAAGGCACGATGCGAATAAACAGGTAGACAAAGAAGAGAAAGACGATATCCTGACCGAAGATGATGCGAAACGGGCTAAAGATGATATACAAAAACTTATCCACGAGCATGAGGGTAAGCTTAACGATTTGGTCAAGAAAAAGATAGAAGAGATACTCAAGGTATAAAATGTAATTGTTCTTTATTTGATACTATATAGCACTACAAAGATATATGTTGTGAGTGCTCTAATTTCTGATTTCGGATTGCGGATTGTAGATTAATAATAAAATCAATAACAAATCCGAAATTTGCATTCCACAATCAAAAATCTAAAAGGGAGTTTTAGTTGTGGCCACTGAAAGTGTTCTATAGACAATTTTTTTTACGTGCAATTAGAAGTGAAGTGGATATAATAGGGGGCATAGCTCAGTAGGTAGAGCACCGCCCTTTTAAGGCGGGCGTCGATGGTTCGAATCCATCTGCCCTCACCATTTTAGTGTATAAAATGGCCCCATCGTCTAGCCTGGTCTAGGACAACAGATTTTCGATCTGTGAACTGGGGTTCAAATCCCCATGGGGTCAAATCCCTATAGAAACAAAAAGCCATGAGATTTTTCCAATCTCATGGCTTTTTTCTGGATAAAGATATTTAGAAATACTTTGTATCTTTATGAATTTGTGGCTATTTGTAAGTCTAAATAATAATCCTCTTTCCTTCTCCCAGCACTGCCTTCGTCAATTCTTCCATAAGTTCATTCAAGCGCGGAACCATCGCCGTGGGGTCAAAAACAACCCCATCCTGCATTAATGCATTCTCAAAAAGCTGTTGCACCATTTTTTCAATGAGTAGTTGGTAACTGGGATTCTCATTCATCCTGGCCAGATTCTGGATCATCCGATTTTTCCTGTTAATCTCCATGATCTTTTTGGATATCTTATAATTGCCGTCTACCATTTGTATCAGTTTCTGGACATGTACACTGGGTACCCCATCAGGGTTCACCAGGCAACAGGGGCTGTCGACCAATCTGTTTGATTCCTTGACGTCAATAACCTTGTCTGCCAACGTTACTTTGATCGTCTTCAAGAGATGTTTGAATATTGCCTCATAATTTTGAGGTTCTTCAGAAGTGTCGACTATCTTCTTCTCCGTATCCTTGAGTAAGTCAAGATTGGCCTGGTCTGCTGAACGAATAGGCTTCTTTTCAAATTCGTGAAGACCCGAAAGGATGAATTCGTCGTTGGGATCTGTTAAATAGAGTACCTCTACATCTTTCTTTCGGAATATTTCAAGATAAGGACTTTTTTCTATTGTTTCACGGTTTACTGCCGTTATGTAATAAATCTCTTTTTGTTCCGGTTTCATCCGGTCTATGTACTCTTTCAGAGAAATCAGACCACTTGCATCCGTGCAGGTTGAAGAATTGAACCTCAGTAAATGAGATAATTGATCCCGGTTTTCGAAATCAAAGTGCACACCTTCTTTGAGGATTCTTCCAAACTGCCTCCAGAAGGTTTCGTATTTTTCCTTCTCATTTTTGGCCAGATCCTGCAGAAGTGTTATGATTTGCTTAACAAGGATGCTCTTCATCTTGTGAATAATCCTGTTGTCCTGGAATGTCTCCCTTGAAATATTCAAGGGAATATCCGCAGAATCCACTACCCCCCGAACAAACCGCAAATATTCCGGCAGAAGCAGCTTGCAATCAGACTGAATGAGGATTTTATTGGAATAAAGTTGAAGTCCGTGTTCCAATTTTTTAAAGCCGTAGGTTTCATAATTTGTCGAGGGGCAGTACACGAT contains:
- a CDS encoding DUF4438 domain-containing protein, with amino-acid sequence METNEKNLVEMSVVGEISSPQSGPSPYSITPDGKPKILPGIGGITYNVKVGDNAIRWEADHVEPCVSVRNKDRDENGALNLLSCIGNIARVITGDAKGSTGVVTGKHGGIENVLVDFDDRTLEKLAIGDKILIRGIGVGLSFTEYPHIKPINVSPDLLKVLPIREDETKDVFNIPVTHVVPAGIMGSGLGSQQCYRGDYDIQLFDRQNVEKYHLQTLRFGDIVAIMDADHSYGRIYRTGAVSIGVVVHSNCVTAGHGPGVTTLLTSAEGKIVPYLDSTANIGIYLKIGRFRKRSKKKS
- the rpsB gene encoding 30S ribosomal protein S2, with protein sequence MSIQELVDAGFHFGHRTSKWNPKMKPFIFGKRNLIHIINLRETVKGLVTACKFLTNLSRTKRDVLFVGTKWQARDITVREAQRCGMHYASERWLGGTLTNFDTIRKRLERLEELENLEKTGEINQFSKKAISSLNRERKKILANLEGIRKMTSLPGVLVIVDPRHEHNAVSEAKKLGIPTVCLADTDCDPDMIDICVPGNDDAIRSIDLFLTKTADAILAGKELAATMSKV
- a CDS encoding translation elongation factor Ts, with amino-acid sequence MADTASIMKLREQTGAGILECKSALDDVKGDFEKALEIIKKKGFAKAAKKEQRVTAEGRVGTYIHTNGKLGVMVELNCETDFVAKNDVFQQLLKDICMQVAATKPIAVRREDIPAHILEEQKKIFMEEAKGKPANIIEKIAAGKLDSFYKEKCLLEQPFIKDNTQTIQDLLVANIAKIGENIKVNRFVRFEVGEC
- the pyrH gene encoding UMP kinase, producing MKSAIKYKRVLLKLSGEGFGDEGGRGLESERFDTLAKEIQKISRTGVELAIVVGGGNILRGAKLSNTGKSRVQADQIGMIATAINALFLQDTLEGLSVETRVVSALEIKNITEPFVLRNCLQYLKEKNVVIFAGGTGNPYFTTDTAAALRAIEIKADIMLKATQVDGVYSDDPRKNVSAKLYKKLTYMDVLSEQLGVMDLTAISLSMENKLPIIVLNINNCKNIEKAISGKPVGTYIGE
- the frr gene encoding ribosome recycling factor, giving the protein MSKESICKEARAKMEKVVVHLQEELRGLRTGRASTGLVENIKVECYGDLSPLKQIAVLSTPDAQSIVIKPYDASIIANVEKAILQSDLGLTPSVEGKTLRIVIPPLNEERRKKLSTHAKEFGETAKISLRNIRHDANKQVDKEEKDDILTEDDAKRAKDDIQKLIHEHEGKLNDLVKKKIEEILKV
- the htpG gene encoding molecular chaperone HtpG — encoded protein: MTEKMKHEEGFEFQAEIKKLLNILSHSLYTHKEVFLRELISNASDALTKIRYYSLTNPDYEGKDLPLEININVDEKSKILTISDTGIGMTKDEIIQNVGTIAKSGSLDFIANLSEQAKKDSNIIGQFGVGFYSVFMVADEVRIRTKSYKKDEPAFEWHSDGTGKYFLNPIEKERRGTDIVVHLKDDEKEYTEKSRIQSIIKKYSNFVSFPIMVCGERANQITAIWKEPKKNITEEQYNEFYKFISNTEDIPLFRLHTSAEAPIQFSSIVYCPSTNYETYGFKKLEHGLQLYSNKILIQSDCKLLLPEYLRFVRGVVDSADIPLNISRETFQDNRIIHKMKSILVKQIITLLQDLAKNEKEKYETFWRQFGRILKEGVHFDFENRDQLSHLLRFNSSTCTDASGLISLKEYIDRMKPEQKEIYYITAVNRETIEKSPYLEIFRKKDVEVLYLTDPNDEFILSGLHEFEKKPIRSADQANLDLLKDTEKKIVDTSEEPQNYEAIFKHLLKTIKVTLADKVIDVKESNRLVDSPCCLVNPDGVPSVHVQKLIQMVDGNYKISKKIMEINRKNRMIQNLARMNENPSYQLLIEKMVQQLFENALMQDGVVFDPTAMVPRLNELMEELTKAVLGEGKRIII